One Salvelinus fontinalis isolate EN_2023a unplaced genomic scaffold, ASM2944872v1 scaffold_0829, whole genome shotgun sequence genomic window, atggaaaaaccaaagtctgtaacacaacagacaacaaatatattttatatttatgacTCAATTTATTAggattgttaataaaattgattatagacctatTTATTATACAGCGTCCATGTGTATAGGCTGCAAGTATgttgaaatttaaaaaaatatatattttcaactTTCAACTAAAACCAAACTTATATTGTACGTCGGGCATAGTCTGATTTTCAATGacattttgctaggtgggataTCCCCAATGTCGACAGTTTGCTTGGTGGGATATCCCCAATGTCACAGTTtaaacgtgtccaaatcaatagtccaaatgcagaaacagtttgtgataaattgaaaacctaaacgTAAAATGTGCtaaatacacaaacatctgccacaataatcatattacttgtatttatataaacaagctccttataaactgcacaagcaccagaaacgctgttgttttgacaagtagcaaaaaatcactgatatcgattaggggggaaatcaggttgttcgtgctgttgaaactaacaacaacaaaaaacacatggaaatgggagatatcttttagctcactggttagaggacaacctgcagaagacagtcagctacatttgagtgatgcatttaaatttaggggttgcaaaacaaaggaacgcaacacttatttgtcatcactcaacgatatcatgttgaaatcaattgtgtgacaggagggagatgaggttgcacatcctgttaaaactaacagctcaaaaaccacacggaatgTGGGAGTAATGTGTACATCCCTGGATAGAGGACAATTTGTAGGAAACAGATCGCTCGccacattttgaagtgttgcattttgattcaaatGGTTCACCAAcatggtaagtgtaacacagctctttttgtgttagtcacttttttgttaaatcacataaatagtactctttcaagAGCCTGGATTTTTACTAAGGCTGAAATCAATTGAATGGGgcaaacgtttagggttctaTATTGTGTAATTCCttaaaatactccttctacattgttaaaaacattctacattgtgacattaattcattgatatcatgaaacaactgcttcatgtattttctgatgtttgatcagatgtCTTTTAacagagtatctcttgtcacattgatcacaggtatgagctttctctcctgtgtgtgttctctggtgtgataccagaTTGGCAgaatgaccaaaactcttcccacattgaccacagctataaggtttctctcctgtgtgtgttctctggtgcactgtcagatctccAGCTTGacgaaaactcttcccacattgatcacagctataaggtttctctcctgtgtgtgttctctggtgtctagTCAGATGgcaagattgaccaaaactcttcccacattgaccacagctataagatttatctcctgtgtgtattctctggtgttgagtcagatggctagatcgaccaaaactcttcccacattgatcacagctataaggtttctctcctgtgtgtgttctctgatgaattttaatgcctgatgaggtgaatctcttcccacagtcagagcggCAGTGAGTTCTCCTCCCTGTGGGTCTCCGCTGGTGTTTattgaggtgttctgatctggagagactcttctctgcctcttcagCATCTTGAaattgttgaggctccccagatgaTCCACAATAGTGAagtatctctcctgtgtgaacaacaaagtcagacagatgattaaaggcccacaacagcggaAATCCATTGTAAAAGGTGatgcttaaaaaaataaaaataaaggagagccgcacactcttaAAGTTATTTGGTCTTAAAATGAGCAACAAGTTATATTTtttcttgttttcacattagtagtaacatcgatgattgtaggctagaaataagttattcatgttgttgaaactctaagcagtgtgacagatgacttttggtctccaatataggcccctttctgtgtttaataaaattgcggCACGAGGGCAAAGCACATACAATTTGAttgtagaaactcctccctgctaatgatggatgttatggatgtagtatatctggtaatgaggaaaccactagttatggatgtagtatatctgctaatgaggaaaccactagttatggatgtagtatatctggtaatgaggaaaccgctagttatggatgtagtatatctggtaatgaggaaaccgctagttatggatgtagtatatctggtaatgaggaaaccactagttatggatgtagtatatctggtaatgaggaaaccactagttatggatgtagtatatctggtaatgaggaaaccactagttatggatgtagtatatctggtaatgaggaaaccactagttatggatgtagtatatctggtaatgaggaaaccactagttatggatggagtatatctggtaatgaggaaaccactagttatggatgtagtatatctggtaatgaggaaaccactagttatggatgtagtgtatctgctaatgaggaaaccactagttatggatgtagtatatctggtaatgaggaaaccactagatatggttgtagtatatctggtaatgaggaaaccactagttatggatgtagtatatctggtaatgaggaaaccactagttatggatgtagtatatctggtaatgaggaaaccactagttatggatgtagtatatctgctaatgaggaaaccactagttatggatggagtatatctggtaatgaggaaaccactagttatggatgtagtgtatctgctaatgaggaaaccactagttatggatgtagtatatctggtaatgaggaaaccactagatatggatgtagtatatctggtaatgaggaaaccactagttatggatgtagtatatctggtaatgaggaaaccactagttatggatgtagtatttctggtaatgaggaaaccactagttatggatgtagtatatctggtaatgaggaaaccactagttatggatgtagtatatctggtaatgaggaaaccactagttatggatgtagtacatctggtaatgaggaaaccactagttatggacgtagtatatctgcctggagcaaaaatggtgagcaaagattttagtttttcacaatgtattctgaatgttAATGGGGTAAAACTCAGGGGAGGaacctccatttccaggttgATTATGAggacatttcacactactttggattataattgtaaggcttgtttgaatgtcctgcttaatataatgtttgtgtcatcatcacaaatcaaccgctttgtatttaaaaaacacttcaaaCAGTAAAATGCTCTTTGTCTAGCTTTTCCATCAACCTGACAATGAGATTTTGTACGCAGTTTGTCAAATTGGCCCGTAACTGCACCTAACAACAAATATACCTGTAATGAacaaagaagcactttggttgttatTGCATGACATACACAGTGTActctaggacccataacaacatagacctactgtaggacacaTAACAATAGCATAGACCTaccgtaggacccataacttcacctaacaacatagacctactgtaggacacaTAACAATAGCATAGACCTaccgtaggacccataacttcacctaacaacaacatagacctactgtaggacccataacttcacctaacaacaacatagacctaccgtaggacccataacttcacctaacaacaacatagacctactgtaggacccataacattaCCAAACTacaaataaaggaaaatagctctgtgtattgtacaatagcctatccatcaaggaacagttctctacacattatgagctaagtatctctgtgtccaaacagactaacgagaccctactgtaaatcgagcagacaataacattataaacatcaatttgttaggtattttggatccaacgtggagcacggcataactgtctttaccagagtaatgaatgaagaagcactttggttgttgttgcatgtcgtgatgtttgtcatgtgactggaattcagaaaatgatttcctggatcagctgatgatagttgaacatgtgactgtaactaaacagctacagtattaagaatgatgtagaaccacgttaatgacagtatccatttgggtgttgtcaataaagttacgattattattattgaatttatttcagctttatttaaccaggtaggccagttgagaacaagttctcatttacaactgtgacctggccaagataaagcaaagcagtgcgacaaaaacacagagttacacgtgggataaacaaacgtacagtcaataacacaatagaaaaatctttatacagtgtgtgcaaatggagtacggaggtaaggcaataaataggccatagtagcgaagtaattacaatttaacaaattaacactggagtgatagatgtgtagatgatgatgtgcaagtagaaattctggggtgcaaaagagcaaaaaaagtaaataaaaacatggggatgaggtaggcagttgtatgagctatttacagatgggctgtgtacagctgcagcgatcggtaagctgctcagatagctgatgcttaaagttagtgagggagatataagtctccaacttcagcgatttttgaaattcgttccagtcattggcagcagagaactggaaggaaaggtggccaaagaggtgttggctttggggatgaccagtgagatatacctcctggagcgcgtgctatgggtgggcgttgctatggtgaccagtgagctgagtgaaggcggcctagcaaagacttatagatgacctgcagccagtgggtttggcaacgaatacgtagcgagggccagccgactagagcatacaggtctcagtggtgggtggtatatggggctttggtgacaaaacggatggcactgtgatttactggatgcagtctaaggtagttttacttgcgtttaagagcagttggaggccacagaaggagtgttatatggcattgaagctcgtttggaggtttgttaacacagtgtccaaagaagggtcagatGTATACGAAatagcccgagaattgaaccctgtggcacccccatagagactgccaaaggtccggacaacaggccctccgatttgacacactgaattctatcagagaagtagttggtgaaccaggtgaggcagtcatttgagaaaccaaccattaatctacacacaatagaatCCTCATTAATCTACTCACAATATGATcctcactcatctacacacaatagaatcctcattcatctacacacaatagaatcctcaataatctacacacaatagaatCCTCAATAATTAACACAAATGTGAAaacaggtaaaaaaatatatatacttagtTTTTTTCTGATGGTTAGGCTATCTTGTTTCAGAGGGGTGAcatcaatagcccataatgataacagataaacagaaataccttatttacgtaagtattcagaccctttgctatgagactagaaattgctttcaggtgcatcttgtttccattaatcatccttgagatgtatctacaacttgttcagagtccacctgtggtaaattcaattgattggatatgatttggaaggcacacacctgtctatataaggtcccagagttgacagagcatgtcagagaaaaaaacaagcaatgaggtcgaaggaattgtccgtagagctccaagacaggagtgtgtcgaggcatagatctggggaaaggttcccaagaacacagtggcctccatcattcataaatggaatactcttcctagagctcgtcacccggccaaactgagcgattgggggagaagggccttggtcagggaggtgaccaaaatcctgatggtcactctgacagagctgcaaagttcctctgtggagatgtgagaaccttccagaaggacaaccatctctgcagcactccaccaatcagacatttctgggagagtggagagatggaaaccactcctcagtaaaaggcacatgacagaccacttggagtttgacaaaaggcaccttaacgactctcagaccatgagaaacaagattctctggtctgatgaaaccaagatggaactctttggcctgaatgccaagagtcacgtctggatgaaacctggcaccatccctacggtgaagcatagtggtggcagaatcatgctgtgggatgtttttcagcagcatggactgggagactagtcaggatggagggaaatattaacggagcaaagtgcagagagatccttgatgaaagacctgctccagagcgctcaggacctcagactggggcaaaggttcgccATCCAgtaggacaacgaccttaagcacacagccaagacaacgcaggagtggcttctgtagaAGTCTCTAAATGTTCTTGAGTGAcatagccagagcccggacttgagcccgatctaacatctctggagagacctgaaaatagctgtgcagtgatgttccccatccaacctgacagagctagagaggatctacagagaaggatggggaaaaactccccaaatgcaggtgtgccaaataaattagctaaatgaaagagggaaaacaattttttaatcaattttagaataaggctttaaagtaacaaaaagtggaaaaagtcaaggggtctgaatactttcccgaatgcactgtatacagcaacacctcccccataagcattcctgtcttttctgtagatgttatatccctgtattgctactgctggatcaaaggaattatctcagtgagtttcagagatgaaCAGTACAGTGCATTCCAAATTCAATAGGCAGACAAGTAAACAAAAACGTTTTCAAATAAAAactattccagaaaatgtcaaagcGTATATAACGCCCGTCCAAGAGACTGTCGACCAATCGCGCTCACATTGTCATGCTGTGACACGCAGTTCCTAATTCTCACGAAAATCTAACTAAAAAATCTATCTAACATCTAATCTATCTTCAAAATCTTTTTAAAGTCAGGGTATAAGTCGAGAAACATGCCTATTTTCCTTGAAAATACGTAATGGTACGATTGCAAAGCTATACGATATTACAGAGAACAAGTTAAATATCTCTAATTATCTCTGAAAATATTTGTTATGTTGTGCTTCTTGTTCACGGAGGGTAATTCATGCCAATGTACTTTTCTTTAAGCTGTTAATACAAATTGAAAGTAGTTTCCGATATCCTAATTTCTTAAAGTATTTCTGGTGATAGCAGGTGATAGTGATACACAAGCTAGGTCTATTTGAAACATTGCCATCCCATGGCAGCATTTACCAGCCACCAGGTTCAGATTTAAAACCCacgtaaaatatatttaaaacccaaTTCTATTTTTGTCCAAAGTTAAGATATAAATTATTCAAACGGAACACAATTTATGCTGGTTATTATTTTAGGCTATTTTAGTTTTGGAGTCAAACAggtttgttattttatttcagtttactaaacAGTTTTCCCCTAATTACTGTTTCTATATTAAGCATGGAGGTTCCCCCTATCAACCAGTCAAGGTACTGGTGACAAAGCAGGATAGATGGGACAGACGGAACCCTTCTGTGGTAACAGACAGAGGCGATTTGTAATCAAATCTAATTCCCAGGAATGGGGTTCATATGAACCacagagactgtgtgtgggaTAATAACATGGCCCTGTCCAACCCTGCTTGTTCCCTCGACTCCGCTACCAACCACCAATCTCCAACAGGGCCCTTAACCTGTATCACTAGACACCTCATAGTGAGCTACAGGTAGGAATCAGCAATGAATCCCAATAATGAGACACCTCTGGGGAGGGATGTCAGCatcatttaaatatatatatatagtgttttaTGACAAACCGTTTTTTTAACAAATCCGTCAAGACACCAacttagactttactgtgaaatgctttacttacaagcccttaaccaacagtgcagttcaagaagaagaaaacgtttaccaagtagactaaaataaaaagtaataataaaaagtaacacaatgagaataacgaggctatatacagggggcaccggtaccgagtcagtgtggaggctatatacagggggcaccggtaccgagtcagtgtggaggctatatacagggggcaccggtagcgagtcagtgtggaggctatatacagggggcaccggtaccgagtcagtgtggagtctatatacagggggcaccggtagcgagtcagtgtggaggctatatacagggggcaccggtaccgagtcaatgtggagggtatatacagggggcaccggtactgagtcagtgtggaggctatatacagggggcaccggtaccgagtcagtgtggagactatatacagggggtaccggtacagagtcagtgtggaggctatatacagggggcaccggtagcgagtcagtgtgcggggttaCAGGCTAGTTGCGGTAATCTGTAAATGAAGGTAGGGGAgtgtagtgactatgcataggtaacaaacaaccagcgagtagcagcagtgcacaaaagggagggaggtggggggggggtcaatgtaaattgtccggtggtgatTTTACAGAtttcctagacttggcgctgcggtagcagagaaaacagtctatgattgggtgactggagtctctgacaattttgtgggctttcctctgacaccgcctattatataggtcctggatggcaggaagcttggccgcagtgatgtactgggccgttcgcactaccctctgtagcgccttagggTCAGATGGcgagcagttgccacaccaggtgaggatctggggacccatgccaaatcttttcagtctcctgagggggaaaaggttttgttgtgccctcttcatgactatcttcgtatatacccacgtgggtgattgaaagatgaactgaggtccacactccagtccagttgatggtggtaatgcaccttaaagttggtttccaaccgccatataaagtccaaagaagaaaaataaGCCTAAAAGAAGGTGAAATTACGAGAAACTAATTTGGTTTACCGTTTGGGGTATTGCGACTGGTtacttattttgatgtgatatgaaagtattgtgtgaaattATTCTCAATTGATATGAGCGTACTCCCTGcccgtttcggtaaaaagctgagggatggggctggagaaatgaaaccatccatgatatcaacattatagttttaaccatgtttagaGGATATACactgtttgtttatatttacttacaaacattggagtaaaaaaaagtataagtcccaaaatggatgtaacaactactgattgcccctttaagactacatattgggctaatctaataggagatattgaggactacagtatttcaggcattgtcattAGATGCGTTTGATCACttgttaacgttttgttgatggtccactcttgatgttctacacgttacagtgtagcttcagccatttctacagaacaacattacagtgtagaacccctttactgcatattggttcaacgactgcagagacggtacttactTGTGTTAAACggatctccaacctcctcttcttcctccaatgtgacagtaatctccccctcctctttcacaccaaaaactacatcctcctctttctcatcttcctcctctttaactctgaacgcgtcttcctcttctttcactgaaacgtctttctcttcttctttcactgtaacagcctcaccctctacttcttgatttactgtgacatcctcttcttcctcctcctctttcacgttAATGTTCAGCCACAGACctcctttctccgtccagcagaccttaTCCTCTTCTTTAACAGGAGGGGAGAAGTTTATggagctcatgttcggggatgttagctagctagctatcattagcgactagcccagtgctaacttaaccagccagctactatagctgactaatacaaaataacgtaatattaaataggttaacaagttgatacgacctaagtgtgtcgaaaacacagcagctaatatacaccgaaagcgtataaatagcttgaatcttacggctatgttggctagcaagcgaccgaggtggttgacgagctgtttatgaagaaccgtccactagattatacatcacgctggcagcgtcgcctgaaagacgcacatcgccgtctgctgactggaggggaaacgcagttgaggatcatattttattcttagacaaagattattgtaaatggatttaaataaataataccattatattgagacatacaaagacaggaatgtgttgattgattagtgcgaataaaaaatgtttaccacagcatattaaaggcagtttcattaagttATATTACATCTAAATTAGCAGCTAGCTACTAATTAGCAGCTAGCtactataatgaacagactaggtctatactgctcctacatggtgtaacaatacatcatgtagatgtatataatgaacagactaggtctatactgctcctacatggtgtaacaatacatcatgtagatgtatataatgaacagacggtctatactgctcctacatggtgtaacaatacatcatgtagatgtatataatgaacagactaggtctatactgctgctacatttttgtattattatgtgttatttatttcttgtttatttaaccagg contains:
- the LOC129847416 gene encoding zinc finger protein 436-like isoform X1 → MSSINFSPPVKEEDKVCWTEKGGLWLNINVKEEEEEEDVTVNQEVEGEAVTVKEEEKDVSVKEEEDAFRVKEEEDEKEEDVVFGVKEEGEITVTLEEEEEVGDPFNTREILHYCGSSGEPQQFQDAEEAEKSLSRSEHLNKHQRRPTGRRTHCRSDCGKRFTSSGIKIHQRTHTGEKPYSCDQCGKSFGRSSHLTQHQRIHTGDKSYSCGQCGKSFGQSCHLTRHQRTHTGEKPYSCDQCGKSFRQAGDLTVHQRTHTGEKPYSCGQCGKSFGHSANLVSHQRTHTGEKAHTCDQCDKRYSVKRHLIKHQKIHEAVVS